One part of the Miscanthus floridulus cultivar M001 unplaced genomic scaffold, ASM1932011v1 fs_164_6_7, whole genome shotgun sequence genome encodes these proteins:
- the LOC136530616 gene encoding uncharacterized protein: MAWPVEELDFPEEQIQLSDALTEMSQGQWEGCPKSEIYTPEMVNLMESTQPDFSAPSGESLRQVQFRMMEFLNRTVLRLPEKVAMGDTLSQQNELKGFSRQSSSNSVQDGPPWDLLYRLNRHSLQRKKSGKSRLQFVTSGDNEAEDDFSPKEVNQRHLLYEGSLGSSVTSIAIFSHGAPIRCLIAGLLDCNPIMSKRICIDDSSVTVLEHSLKTGWQIKRLNDTAHLRLL; encoded by the coding sequence GAACTTGATTTCCCAGAGGAGCAGATCCAACTGTCTGATGCTTTGACTGAAATGAGTCAAGGTCAGTGGGAGGGCTGCCCAAAATCCGAAATTTATACTCCAGAAATGGTCAATCTGATGGAAAGCACCCAACCTGATTTCTCTGCACCGTCCGGGGAGTCACTCAGACAGGTACAGTTTCGGATGATGGAATTCCTCAACCGGACAGTCCTAAGACTACCAGAAAAGGTGGCAATGGGGGACACACTGTCACAGCAAAATGAGTTGAAGGGGTTCTCTCGGCAGAGCTCCAGCAATTCTGTCCAAGATGGCCCTCCTTGGGATTTGCTTTACAGGCTCAACCGACATAGCCTCCAACGAAAGAAATCTGGGAAAAGCCGACTCCAGTTCGTCACTTCAGGGGATAATGAAGCTGAAGATGATTTCTCCCCAAAAGAAGTAAACCAGAGGCATCTCCTCTATGAAGGAAGTCTTGGGAGCTCAGTGACCTCCATTGCTATTTTCAGTCACGGGGCCCCTATTCGGTGCCTCATTGCAGGCCTGCTAGACTGCAATCCTATAATGTCCAAGAGAATATGTATAGACGATTCCTCGGTTACGGTTCTTGAGCATTCGCTGAAAACAGGATGGCAAATAAAAAGGCTGAATGATACTGCACATCTCAGGCTTCTCTAG